The DNA region AACGGCTTTAAAGGGCTTTACGGTAAAGTGGGGCGTTACTATTTCGGTAATGCAGAAGCTCGTAAGTTAGCGTTGGATTTTTACCTCAATCTGGAACGCTTAGCGCGGGCAGGTCAGTTTGCTGAGGTGCCGGAATTGATGCGAGGCTATGGCAAAGACAGTGGCATCATGTGGCAAAAAATGCGTGATGGCATGCCGTTGGAGATGGCTCAGGATAACCTGTAATTTCTGTGCACACTTGCGGGTACAAAAGAAAAGGACTGTCTGTCAGCAGTCCTTGTTCAATTTGATTTTCTATCAGCCGTTTAGGCCGCATTTTTCTCAGGGCACGCGGCAATTATTTTGATTTCACCATCATCGTCCATCTGTTCCAGCACCACATCAAATTTCCAGAGACGATGCAGATGCTTTAGCACTTCATTACGACTGTTCGCGAGCGGAATGCCTCGATTGGGAATATAACGTAACGTCAACGCACGATCACCGTTTACATTAACGTTATAGACCTGAATATTGGGCTCATTGTTGGACAAGTTATACTGGGATGACAATATCTGACGGATCTCGCGATACCCTTGATCATTGTGAATGGCCGAGATACTGAGATACTCCTGACGTTCGTCATCCAATACGCTAAATAGCTTGAATTTGCGGATAAGGTTGGGCGACAGATATTGGCTGATAAAACTCTCATCCTTGAAGTTCTGCATAGCAAAATGTAGCGTGTCGAGCCAATTGCTGCCCGCGATATCGGGAAACCAGCGACGATCTTCATCGGTAGGATCTTCACAAATACGGCGAATATCGCAGAACATGTTAAAGCCCAAAGCATAGGGATTGATACCACTGTAATAAGGGCTGTTATAGGCAGGTTGCGCGACCACGTTAGTATGACTTTGCAAAAACTCCAGCATAAACCGATCGGTGACTAGCCCTTCATCGTAGAGATGATTGAGCAAGGTATAGTGCCAAAAAGTGGCCCAGCCTTCATTCATCACCTGGGTCTGCCGCTGCGGATAGAAATATTGCCCCAATTTACGGACGATACGTACCACTTCGCGTTGCCACGGTTCCAGTAATGGCGCTTTTTCTCAATGAAATATAAGATATTTTCCTGCGGCTCTGGCGGAAAACGTTTATCGGATAGCAGTTTCTGCTCGGCAGGCTTTATCGGGATCGTACGCCATAGATCATTCACCTGACTTTGCAGATAAGCTTCACGTTCCTGTTGCCGTAGCTGTTCTTCTTTAAATGAGATATGTGCCGGTCGTTTGTAGCGATCCACTCCATAATTCATCAGGGCGTGGCATGAGTCGAGAATGCTCTCAACTTCTTCTACCCCGTACTTGCGTTCACACTGACTGATGTATTGTTTGGCAAAAACGAGGTAATCAATGATGGAGCTGGCATCTGTCCAGGTTTTGAACAGATAATTGTTCTTGAAAAAACTATTATGTCCATAACAGGCATGTGCAATCACCAGTGCCTGCATGGTCATCGTGTTTTCTTCCATAAGATAAGCAATACAAGGGTCAGAATTGATAACAATTTCATAGGCCAATCCCATCTGTCCCCGTTTGTATCCCTGCTCAGTTTCGATAAAGCGTTTACCAAATGACCAATGGGTGTACCCAATCGGCATGCCAACGCTGGAGTAGGCGTCCATCATCTGCTCAGCGGTAATAACCTCAATCTGGTTGGGGTAAGTATCCAAGCGGTAATGGGCGGCAACTCTAGCGATCTCCTGCTCATACGATTGCAACAGTTCAAAGGTCCATTCTGGTCCATCGCTCAGTGGCTGACGCTGTTTATTTCTTGCCATATGGCCCCCTTAAACTGCTTGCTTCTTGAATAGCTCACGAAATACCGGGTAGATATCTTCTACTTGTCGAATATTTCTGACTGCCATATTGTCAAATTTTTCAGTGAGTTGTTCGTACTCGCGCCAGAGCGTTTGATGGGCGCGATTAGTGATTTCAATATAGGAAAAGTAGCGTACAAACGGCAGGATCTGCTTTTCTAAGAGCTGATAACATAAAGGGGAATCATCGGCCCAGTTGTCACCATCGGAAGCTTGCGCCGCATAAATGTTCCATTCATCGGCGGGATAACGTTTCTGCTGAATTTCATGCATCAGTTTTAACGCACTGGAGACGATAGTGCCGCCAGTTTCCTGCGAATAGAAAAATTCGTGTTCGTCTACTTCTTTGGCTTGGGTGTGATGCCGGATGTAGACCACTTCCAGGTTTTTGTAGGTACGGGTGAGAAACAGGTATAACAAAATGTAGAAGCGTTTCGCCATATCTTTGGTGGCCTGATCCATCGACCCAGATACATCCATCAGGCAAAACATCACCGCTTGGCTGGTGGGAATTTCCCGTTTAGCAAAATTATTAAAGCGCAAATCAAAGGTATCAATAAACGGGACTTTTTTAATTTTCTGCTTCAGTTCTTCTATCTGAGCCTTAAGCGCTAGTATGCGATCGGCGCTGGCACCAACGGTGTTTTGTAACGTCGCTAATTCTTGTTCCAGTGCATGCAGTTCACGCTTTTTGCCTGCGGTCATGGCGGTGCGCCGTGCTAAAGACGAACGTAATGAGCGGACGATATTGATATTGGTAGGCACGCCATCGGTGGTATAGCCGGCGCGATATGTTTGATACTCCACCAATTTGTTGAGGCGATTTTTCTGGAGATTCGGCAGCTCTAGATCTTCAAATAACAGTTCCAGATACTCATCTTTGGAGATCTGAAACACAAAGTCATCCTGACCTTCGCCGCTGTCTGACGCCTCACCCGAGCCGCTGCCGCCACTGCCACCTGCGGGTGGCCGCTCAATCTTATCGCCACGGGTAAATTGATCATTGCCGGGATGTACCCGTTCACGAACCCCGCCTTGGCCTTGATGAAATATCGGCTCACTGATATCCCGCGTCGGAATACTGATCTTTTCGCCCTTATCGATATCAGTAACACTGCGTCGGGTGACTGCATCACTTACCGCTTTTTTATCTGCTGTTTATAGCGGTTGATAAAACGCTGGCGGTTAACCGTACTTTTACCCTTGGCATTTAACCGCCTGTCAATGAAATTTGCCATAAGCACCTCCCAAAGTAAGAACCGAGGCCAGGGCTCTGGCCTCGTCACCGGACTACGAGGATTTTCTTACCCTCAGGTACCATTCAGATAGCAGACGTACCTGTTTTTTGGTGTAGCCTTTTTCCATCATACGACTGACAAAGTCGTCATGTTTACGCTGATCTTCAGTGGAGGTCTTGGTGTTGAATGAAATCACCGGCAATAGATCTTCGGTGTTAGAAAACATTTTCTTTTCTATCACTGTGCGTAGTTTCTCGTAACTCGTCCAAGTGGGATTATTGCCATCGTTGTTGGCGCGGGCACGTAATACGAAATTGACGATTTCATTACGGAAATCTTTGGGGTTGCTGATCCCAGCCGGTTTTTCGATTTTTTCCAGTTCGGCGTTTAGTGCGGCTCGGTCAAATAGTTGGCCGGTTTCTGGGTCACGATATTCCTGATCCTGGATCCAGAAATCAGCATAGGTGACATAACGGTCAAAAATGTTCTGGCCGTATTCCGAGTAGGATTCTAGGTATGCGGTTTGGATCTCTTTACCAATAAATTCCACATATTTAGGGATTAAATAGCCTTTTAAAAATTCCAAATAACGATCGGCGGTATCGTTGGGGAATTGTTCCTGTTCAATTTGTTTTTCCAACACATAAAACAGGTGTACAGGGTTGGCGGCAATCTCTGTCCTGTCAAAGTTAAATACTTTTGAGAGGATCTTGAAGGCAAAACGGGTCGATAACCCTTCCATCCCTTCATCAACCCCAGCATAGTCGCGGTATTCTTGGTATGACTTGGCCTTAGGATCTGTATCTTTAAGACTTTCGCCGTTATAAACCCGCATCTTGGAGTAGATAGCAGAGTTTTCTGGCGCCTTAATTCTTGAGAGTACGCTGAACTGTGCCAGTGTTTCTAAGGTACTGGGAGAGCAGGGCGCGTGCGCCAGTTCAGAGTTTGCAATGAGTTTTTCGTAGATGTGGATCTCTTCTGACACTCGCAGACAATAAGGCACTTTGACTATGTATACACGGTCAAGAAACGCTTCATTGTTTTTGTTGTTACGGAAGGCACTCCATTCAGACTCATTGGAATGCGCCAGAATGATGCCGCTGAAAGGTAAGGCAGAGAGTCCTTCAGTGCCGTTATAGTTACCTTCCTGGGTGGCCGTCAGCAGAGGATGTAGCACCTTGATGGGCGCTTTAAACATCTCCACAAATTCCATTAGTCCCTGGTTAGCACGGCATAATGCGCCGGAATAGGCGTAGGCATCGGCATCATTTTGTGCGTAGTGCTCAAGTTTTCGAATATCGACTTTACCAACCAGAGATGAGATATCCTGATTGTTTTCATCACCTGGTTCCGTTTTTGCGATTGCTATCTGATCAAGCACAGAGGGAAATACTTTTACCACGCGGAATTTGGAGATATCACCGCCAAATTCATGTAAACGCTTAACCGCCCAAGGTGACATGATGGTTTTTAGATAGCGTAATGGAATTTGATATTCCTGTTGCAGTAACTTGCCATCTTCATCTGGGTCAAAGAGACAAAATGGGTGGTCATTTACCGGACTGCGTTCGCCATTGGCCGTCAGTATATACACAGGAACTTCCTGCATCAGAGCCTTGAGTTTTTCTGCTAGCGATGATTTACCGCCACCGACAGGCCCGAGTAAGTACAGGATCTGTTTTGATTCCTCCAATCCTTGCGCTGAATGGCGCAAATAGGAAACGATCTGTTCAATGGCTTCTTCCATGCCGAAGAAGTCTTTAAAGGCTGGATAACGTGAAATCACACGGTTAGAGAAAATCCGACTCAACACTGGATTTTTTGAGGTGTCGATAACTTCCGGCTCACCAATAGCGATAAGCAGTCTTTCGGCTGCCGAAGCGTATGCCGTGCGATCTTTTTTGCAGAGGTCGAGAAACTCCTGAAGTGTGAATTCTTCCTCGAGTTTCTTCTCGTAGCGCTGCTGATAATGCTCGAATATACCCATCTTAAACCCCCTGAAACACCAAGCTTATCTCTGGATGGAAACTCTCGTGATGTAGTGACCTACACTTAATCTTAGACACTATTTCATAGGAGTTGTCAAAAAACATAACTAAAACAAAGAGAAATAGTTGCAAAAGCAATATTTGCAGTTGTTGCGTAGATGTTACTATGTTCTTGAAGTAACGGTTTTTTGCTGGAAAACCGTCATATCATGACTGGCACTGCATGGTGAGGTGATTTGTCAAAAGGAGTGTGAGTTCAATGCCTATTAGCTAAGCGCTGACTGATATTTCTGATAGTCGAATTCCTCTTGGGGCTCAGTTTTTATTCCACCGCATATAGGCGTGTTTGCCGAGTATGCTTCTAAGCATTATCACAGTTAATTAAAGGAAGTGTGTAGTTATGAAGAGGTAGCGCTCAACTAGTTAAAGGCTCTGTGAATAAAAAATGGATGAATATTCAGCAAGTTGCCGAGTGGTTCTGAGTTTGACATATAGCCATCGCAAAGGCGTTCGATAATTTGGGCATAAAAAATCCGATGACGATAAGCCATCGGATTTTGAGCATTTCAGTGAGATAGCTTGGCTATCTCACTGAAAGACCGGCATTAAACCATAGGTTATTTTTAACCAGGGTAAAAATTAAGCCGCGAAATTTTTATTCACAAAATCCCAGTTAACCAGTTCCCAATAATGCGACAGATAGTTAGGGCGGGCATTACGGTAGTCGATGTAATAGGCATGTTCCCATACATCAACCGTCAGTAGTGGGGTTACCCCGTCTGTCAGCGGGCAGCCAGCATTAGAGGTGTTCTGAATGGCTAATGAGCCATCAGCCTTCTTCACTAACCAGGTCCAACCTGAGCCAAAGTTGCCTGTTGCGCTCTTAGTAAATTCTTCTTTAAACACTTCAAATGAACCGAAAGCTTTAGCAATTGCAGCGGCAACGGCACCAGTTGCTTCGCCGCCTGCGGTAGGTGCAAGGCAGTTCCAGTAAAAAGTATGGTTCCAAACCTGAGCCGCATTGTTGAACACACCACCTGAAGACGACTTGATAATCGCCTCCAATGATTTGCCTTCATTTTCAGTTCCGGCTATCAACTTATTGAGGTTTACCACGTAAGTGTTGTGGTGTTTGCCATAATGGTATTCTAAAGTTTCTTGTGAAATATGGGGTTCCAATGCATCTTTTGCGTAAGGTAATGCAGGTAATTCGAAAGCCATTGTTATCTCTCCATTGACTTGGTTTATCATTCTTGAACATGCTCACTGGGCACTATTGTACTGATAAAATGTGTGAAGCGCATCATTGTTTAGATGAAAAATGTGATTGCTTTCCATTAGATAGTGTGCATTTAAAAACCCTATATTTACTGTGTTTTTGTTGTCATAGTGACTGACGTACAATAGACGGCTACGCATACTATTACTCAGGAACCAAAATGGATACTGTTGAGAAAATTAAACACCAACTTACTGAAAATCCTATAATTCTCTACATGAAGGGCTCTCCTAAACTGCCAAGTTGCGGATTTTCTTCTCAGGTAGCTCAAATCATGATCAATATTGGGGAGCAGTTTGCGTTCGTCGATATCCTGCAACACCCCGATATCCGGGCAGAACTGCCTAAATATGCAAACTGGCCAACTTTCCCACAATTGTGGGTTGAAGGTGAATTAATCGGTGGCTGTGACATTGTAACTGAGATGTATCAAAAGGGAGAGTTACAGACTTTGATTAAAGAAACAGCAAATAAATACCGTAAAGACGAAGAGTAGAGTGACAAGTAAATAAAAAAGCCGCTAAAAGCGGCTTTTTTATTTACTTGTCACTCTTGTCGTTATCTCATCAAATTAAAACTTATCTTTAATGATTGGCCAAAAGATATGCCAAAAAATGATTTGTTAACATTAATTATTATTAATACTAAAGACATTATATTAATTATATTTTGATAACAAAAAAATACCATAATTAACATAATAAAAATAAATAAAGCTATATGTTAAAAAAATAAATATTTTTATAACATATGTAAATATGTTTAAAAGGTAAAATGTTGTGAACTCAAAGGGTACTGACAAGCACTGCTCATGATCTTTAGCCTTGACTTTTGTGATGCATGTCACATAATGGCTTGCTGTAAATGTTAATTAAATTTGTATTTTTTTACATGTTAAAATGTTAAAAGCAGTTCTAAAAATGAGCATTTTGTATTTTTTTGAGTCAATTTATAGTATTTTAAAAGTATATTTAACATATGGATACGCACATAAAACAAATTAAAAACATTTTATTCTTGGATTACTTTTAAATGAAGGATTGACGCAACGTTTAGTTGGCGACAGTATCTTTCCCAGTCTGGATTCAGGCGTGAATAAATATAAAAATTCAGCAGTAAAACAAACCAGGAAGTAAGGGAGTTTTGAATGCTTAAAACGAATAAAATAACAGCAGCGGTAAGATTATCGCTGATTGCTGCTGTATCCGCAGGGTCTTTTGGAATAGTGCATACTGCTGTAGCGGCAGAACAGTCAACTGCTAAAGGCGGTGATGTTGAACGTATTGAGGTGACTGGCTCACGTATTAAACGTCAAGATATGGAGACTGCGTCTCCTGTCACCTCTATCAGTGCTGATACCATTGTTGCTCAAGGTTATGCTTCTGTTGACCAATTACTGCAAGACCAAACTTCTATGGCGGGTGCACCTATTGGCGCTACTACCAATAACGGTTCAGATGGTGCAGCTCAAGTAGATTTACGTGGTATGGGGGCTAACCGTACCTTAGTACTGTTAAATGGTCGCCGTATGGTGAATTCTGGCTCTGGTGCTGATAGTGCTGTGGATCTGAATGCTATTCCTGTGGCAATGATTCAACGTGTAGAAATCCTGAAGGATGGTGCATCTGCAGTATATGGCTCTGATGCTATTGCTGGGGTTGTTAACATCATCACTAAGAAAGATTTTGAAGGTTTTCAATTTGATGCTAAGTCATCTTCCACTGATAAGGGAGATGGTCAGACATACGAACTAAATGGACTATATGGTTTTAGCACTGCTAATGGTGGTAATTATACCTTTGGTGCGGCATTCGCTAAGCGTAATGGTGTCATTCAGGGTGACCGTAAGTGGACTGAACGTGGCAGCAGCTCTATAGTCCCTCAGGGGGAAATCATTGGTAATCAGCTCGACGCAAATGGCGATGTTGTGCTTGATAAAGATGGTGACCCAGAACAGGAGATGAAAGAATACCAGAATGGTGCTTGGGTTCCGTTAGAAGAGGGTTATGATTTCACTCCTGACAGTTGGTACCAGACACCAAGCAAGCGTTACAGCCTCTTTGCTAATATGACCCAAGAACTTGGTAATGACTTAGTTCTGACGGGAGATTTTTTATACACTAAGCGTAAATCTAACCAACAGATGGCGGCTGAACCTGCTAATCTTTATCTCCCTGTTTGTACCGACTCGACTACTTCCCAATGTATCAATCTGACAGATGCAATGGTCGCTGGTGGTATCGTAGCTAATGAAAAAACTGGAAAAATCAATTTCCGTCGTCGTACTAATGAAGTTGGTCCTCGCATATATGGACAAGATACAGATACATATCGTGCATCTCTTGATTTGCAAGGATATTTAAACGCAGGGAATGGTTTGTCATGGGATATTTCATATACCTATGGCAAGAATAAGGCTAAGACTTGGGTAGATAATTCTATTAATGCTACCAATATGAAAGCCTCTATATATGCTGATCCTGATGCTTGGTTTACTGGGAATCCAGTGAATGAAGACATTCAAAATGATATTTCATTTACAGATGATGCCCGTGGTGGTAACGAGCAACATGATGTCCAAGCTAACTTGAGTGGCGATTTGTTCCAGTTAAGTGCTGGTGCTGTAAGCTTTGCTATTGGCGCAGAATATCGTTATGAGAGTGGTTATTTTGACCCAGATCCAGTTGTCGTTGCTGGTGATAGTTCGTCAGCGCAACAATATCCTACAAATGGACATTATGATGTTATCTCTTTCTTCCAAGAAGTGAGTGTGCCATTTACTGAAAAACTGACAGGTGACTTCGCATGGCGTTATGACGAGTATGACACTTTCGGCAAGGCTTCGACTTGGAAAGTAGGCTTAACTTACCGCGCTACTGAAGATATTATGCTGCGTGGCGTAGTTGCGACAGGATTCCGCGCTCCAAATGTTAGCGAGTTGTTCGGTGGTAATTCTGGGTCATATGACTATTTGACCGATCCATGGGGTAATACTTTCGACCCTCAGATCTTGGTTAATTATACTTCTGATCCTAATCTGAAACCTGAAGAGTCAGAATCTTATACTGCAGGTATTGTATATTCTCCTAGTTATTTAGATGGATTCTCAACTACTATCGATTACTGGAAATTTAATATCTCTGATGCAATTACTCGTGTAGATGTGCAGTCTAAGCTGAAGGCTTGTCACGATGGTGGAGCTGATGCTGAAGCGGCTTGTGCCATCATTAATGTAACTCCTGATGGCGATCTAACAACTCTAACCTCTGCTTTGACTAACGTGGGTAGTGTCAAAACGAGTGGCGTCGATATTAACATCGCTTATAAATTCTCAGGCTTAGGGTTAGATTGGAGCATCAATAATGATGCTACCTACCTGATTGACTATAAAAAAGATGGTATCGATTACCGTGGTTATGTAGATGGTAATATGGGTGGTTATGCTAAATGGCGCAATAATTTTAGTGTAACCGCAAGTCAGGATGCTTGGAGTGTTATGTATTACAATCGCTATATCAGCAGTATGCTAGATTACGATATGGGCGATGGAAGTGAAGCTGACTCGGTATTGTACCATAACATCGTTGGTACTTATCACTTTACTGATAACTTGAGTTTATCTGCTGGTGTTAAGAACTTTACCGATGAGGATCCGTCATATGTGTCTAACGGAAGTGATGGTGGTACCTCTCCACAGGTTTACGATGTTGTCGGTCGTCAGATCTATGGTAGTGTAAGCTACAAGTTTTAATCATTGGTGATTTGATTCGTTAGTAATTTCTCAAGCGGATTGAAAATACTCACTTGTTATTAACTAATGTGATAACAAGTGGGTGATCCAATATAAATTTATAGCCTTCATTATTTAGATAATGAAGGCTATTTTTATGGTATCGTTAAAAATTTATTCATAAATAGCATTATTTAAAGTGATGGGAACTATCTAAAACAGGATCTATTACTCTATCACTAAATTTCGAGATGAGATTGGTATGTATGTGGTTAATAAAAGATGTAATTCTACTCGGGATCGGATGTTGTTTTATGTATGATAAGTAGAGTATGCTACTTTTTATAGGATAATCTTCTAATATATTTATTAGTGTTCCTTTAGCTATCTCTACTTCTGCAAGTTCTTCTGGTAATACTGTTATACCAAAACCGTCGATTGCTAAATTTTTAGCTAGTATCGCACTATCTAAACTCATCTTGATATTTGGGGTAAGATATACCCAGGACTTACCATCAAATAATTTTATTTTTCCTTGCTCAATATCAACTGATTGATTTGACATGCAATCTATATAATTATGAGTGTTGATCTCAGTAGGGTAAGTTGGTGCCCCATGTTTTGAAATATATGATGGACTGGCTACCATTAGTTTGTTGATGTTAAGTAGTTTGATACTTTTTATTGTATTATCATTAATTTCATTAAAGTGGAATAATATGTCAATGTTTTCATTGATGAGGTTGTATTTTGATTTGTTACACAACTCTAATTCTATATTGATATTTTTTTGTGCTTCTAAGTATGAGTAAAATATAGAGTAATCGACTACATCATTTAATTCATAAGGTAAGACAACTTTTATTTTCCCTTTATCTATATCTGTAATGAGTTGTGATTCAGCTGTTTTTAGCTCTGAAAAAGCTTTATATATTGTTTCATAAAATAAAACTCCATCATGTGTTAGCGCTATTCTTCTGGTGCTGCGAGTGAGTAATTTTATGCCAACACGTTCTTCTAATTCTGATATTTTTCTACTTACGGTTGTTTTGGTTAACCCCAATGCTTTAGCTGCACCGGTAAATGATTTTATTTCAACCGTCTTTGCAAATATTTGTAATTGGTTAAGATCCATACTAGCCCCGAAGATAACTTATCAATACAGATCAATAACATGTTATATAGCTCAGCAGCGTATATAAGCGTGTCTCGATATTTTTGTATTTTATGGAGTTTACATCCTCAACTTAACTTGAGGTCAAGTGATAAGTTTTGCCCAGTTATGTAAGAAGTCATATTGGCTGGTTTTTAGGTTCAACATGGATAAAGCAGGGGCGCGATTGAACTAAAACTATAAAGAGGTGGCTATCTGAGACGCACTCATAACGGAGAGGGCATACTGACGAATTGTAGACAATTGAGGCTCAGGTACTAGTTTGTGGGAAACAGCGCAATCATCAGCGGGGATTGCGCTATAAAGAGTGAATAGCTCAGCTGCATAAAGACGGAGCTATATCATCAATAAAACGTTAGCCAAGACCTTTTTCGGCAGAAGTCATCTGGATCAGCTCAATTTTGTAACCGTCAGGATCTTCAACAAATGCAATTTCTGTGGTGCCTCCAGCAACAGGGCCGGGGGCTCGGGTTACTTTCCCACCGGCAGCTGCAATAGCTTCGCAGCGGTGATAGATATCTGTTTCACCGATAGCGATATGACCAAAGGCGTTACCCATATCATATTTTTCAGTGCCCCAGTTATAGGTGAGTTCAATAACTGCTGCACCCCGATTTTCTTCATCAAAACCAACAAAGGCCAAACTGTATTTGTATTGCGGATTTTCCGATTGGCGCAGTAACTTCATTCCCATAACTCGGGTGTAAAATTCGATACTGCGTTCCAAATTGCCAACGCGGATCATCGTGTGTAAAACCTGAGACATACGTACCTCTACTTGCTTGTGCATTTCAGTGTTGCAGTTGCTACAAGATTTAATTGCTAAAGTGTGTTGCTGCTCACTTGCACAACTGTCTGGATGTTTGATAGGTCACATATTATGTAACCTAATGTTGAAATTATTACCATATCACCAATAATGAAGCCGATGCTAACTCAGGGAGATAACTATGACGACAGAATTAAAAATGGCTTTGGGAACAACTTGTGTCATCGCGCTAGTATTTATGGCACTTATTGCGCAAATTTTCTGAAGTGTAATCCCTTTTCGCTAGTGATTATATTGATTGCTTAAGGCCGCCTCAAGAGGCGGCTTTTTTATGACTCTGGATAAATTTTCTCTTTAAATTCACAGAGATCTTCGATAATGCAACTGCCGCATCTAGGCTTACGTGCAATGCAAGTATATCGACCGTGCAGAATTAGCCAGTGGTGAACATCAACCTTAAATTCATCTGGGACAACTTTTAGCAGTTTATCCTCTACCTGCTGTACGTTTTTTCCAGGGGCAAAATTGGTACGATTGCTGACCCGGAAAATGTGAGTATCGACGGCTATGGTTGGCCAGCCAAAGGCAGTGTTAAGCACCACATTTGCCGTTTTTCGGCCCACACCAGGCAAGGATTCTAATGCGGCTCTGTCCTCGGGCACTTGACCCTGATAGTCATCCAATAATTTCTGCGATAGCGCAACGACATTGACAGCTTTGTTGTTGTACAGCCCGATGGTTTTGATGAAGTGTTTGAGTCCTTCAACACC from Shewanella dokdonensis includes:
- a CDS encoding PrkA family serine protein kinase, with amino-acid sequence MGIFEHYQQRYEKKLEEEFTLQEFLDLCKKDRTAYASAAERLLIAIGEPEVIDTSKNPVLSRIFSNRVISRYPAFKDFFGMEEAIEQIVSYLRHSAQGLEESKQILYLLGPVGGGKSSLAEKLKALMQEVPVYILTANGERSPVNDHPFCLFDPDEDGKLLQQEYQIPLRYLKTIMSPWAVKRLHEFGGDISKFRVVKVFPSVLDQIAIAKTEPGDENNQDISSLVGKVDIRKLEHYAQNDADAYAYSGALCRANQGLMEFVEMFKAPIKVLHPLLTATQEGNYNGTEGLSALPFSGIILAHSNESEWSAFRNNKNNEAFLDRVYIVKVPYCLRVSEEIHIYEKLIANSELAHAPCSPSTLETLAQFSVLSRIKAPENSAIYSKMRVYNGESLKDTDPKAKSYQEYRDYAGVDEGMEGLSTRFAFKILSKVFNFDRTEIAANPVHLFYVLEKQIEQEQFPNDTADRYLEFLKGYLIPKYVEFIGKEIQTAYLESYSEYGQNIFDRYVTYADFWIQDQEYRDPETGQLFDRAALNAELEKIEKPAGISNPKDFRNEIVNFVLRARANNDGNNPTWTSYEKLRTVIEKKMFSNTEDLLPVISFNTKTSTEDQRKHDDFVSRMMEKGYTKKQVRLLSEWYLRVRKSS
- the sodB gene encoding superoxide dismutase [Fe] codes for the protein MAFELPALPYAKDALEPHISQETLEYHYGKHHNTYVVNLNKLIAGTENEGKSLEAIIKSSSGGVFNNAAQVWNHTFYWNCLAPTAGGEATGAVAAAIAKAFGSFEVFKEEFTKSATGNFGSGWTWLVKKADGSLAIQNTSNAGCPLTDGVTPLLTVDVWEHAYYIDYRNARPNYLSHYWELVNWDFVNKNFAA
- a CDS encoding Grx4 family monothiol glutaredoxin codes for the protein MDTVEKIKHQLTENPIILYMKGSPKLPSCGFSSQVAQIMINIGEQFAFVDILQHPDIRAELPKYANWPTFPQLWVEGELIGGCDIVTEMYQKGELQTLIKETANKYRKDEE
- a CDS encoding TonB-dependent receptor produces the protein MLKTNKITAAVRLSLIAAVSAGSFGIVHTAVAAEQSTAKGGDVERIEVTGSRIKRQDMETASPVTSISADTIVAQGYASVDQLLQDQTSMAGAPIGATTNNGSDGAAQVDLRGMGANRTLVLLNGRRMVNSGSGADSAVDLNAIPVAMIQRVEILKDGASAVYGSDAIAGVVNIITKKDFEGFQFDAKSSSTDKGDGQTYELNGLYGFSTANGGNYTFGAAFAKRNGVIQGDRKWTERGSSSIVPQGEIIGNQLDANGDVVLDKDGDPEQEMKEYQNGAWVPLEEGYDFTPDSWYQTPSKRYSLFANMTQELGNDLVLTGDFLYTKRKSNQQMAAEPANLYLPVCTDSTTSQCINLTDAMVAGGIVANEKTGKINFRRRTNEVGPRIYGQDTDTYRASLDLQGYLNAGNGLSWDISYTYGKNKAKTWVDNSINATNMKASIYADPDAWFTGNPVNEDIQNDISFTDDARGGNEQHDVQANLSGDLFQLSAGAVSFAIGAEYRYESGYFDPDPVVVAGDSSSAQQYPTNGHYDVISFFQEVSVPFTEKLTGDFAWRYDEYDTFGKASTWKVGLTYRATEDIMLRGVVATGFRAPNVSELFGGNSGSYDYLTDPWGNTFDPQILVNYTSDPNLKPEESESYTAGIVYSPSYLDGFSTTIDYWKFNISDAITRVDVQSKLKACHDGGADAEAACAIINVTPDGDLTTLTSALTNVGSVKTSGVDINIAYKFSGLGLDWSINNDATYLIDYKKDGIDYRGYVDGNMGGYAKWRNNFSVTASQDAWSVMYYNRYISSMLDYDMGDGSEADSVLYHNIVGTYHFTDNLSLSAGVKNFTDEDPSYVSNGSDGGTSPQVYDVVGRQIYGSVSYKF
- a CDS encoding LysR family transcriptional regulator yields the protein MDLNQLQIFAKTVEIKSFTGAAKALGLTKTTVSRKISELEERVGIKLLTRSTRRIALTHDGVLFYETIYKAFSELKTAESQLITDIDKGKIKVVLPYELNDVVDYSIFYSYLEAQKNINIELELCNKSKYNLINENIDILFHFNEINDNTIKSIKLLNINKLMVASPSYISKHGAPTYPTEINTHNYIDCMSNQSVDIEQGKIKLFDGKSWVYLTPNIKMSLDSAILAKNLAIDGFGITVLPEELAEVEIAKGTLINILEDYPIKSSILYLSYIKQHPIPSRITSFINHIHTNLISKFSDRVIDPVLDSSHHFK
- the gloA gene encoding lactoylglutathione lyase — translated: MSQVLHTMIRVGNLERSIEFYTRVMGMKLLRQSENPQYKYSLAFVGFDEENRGAAVIELTYNWGTEKYDMGNAFGHIAIGETDIYHRCEAIAAAGGKVTRAPGPVAGGTTEIAFVEDPDGYKIELIQMTSAEKGLG
- the nth gene encoding endonuclease III codes for the protein MNNAKRTEILKRLRAQNPHPKTELHYSSPFELLVAVALSAQATDVSVNKATAKLFPVANTPQAIVNLGVEGLKHFIKTIGLYNNKAVNVVALSQKLLDDYQGQVPEDRAALESLPGVGRKTANVVLNTAFGWPTIAVDTHIFRVSNRTNFAPGKNVQQVEDKLLKVVPDEFKVDVHHWLILHGRYTCIARKPRCGSCIIEDLCEFKEKIYPES